CAACCTGAGCTCATCAGTATTCTCGAGGGAGAGATTAAAATTGGACAAGGAAGGGGCCTCAAGGACAACCAACCTAGGTTTGATGCATCTGAGATCAAAATCAACAAGGCAAGGTGCACATATGATCAAAGAAAGTGGAGCATTTGAGACCGACCATTGACAAGTGGTAAGGTGTAAGAAATTAATCTTAGGCTCCTTAAGTCCACCAACCCCAATAAGACTGAGTTGAGTCAAATTAGGGAAACAAGCATTAATCCTGCTTAAGTCCTCATCATCCAGTCTCACAAACTCAAGGGTCAAATGTCTCAACGTTGGCATCAAACACAAACCATCCACGGATAACCACGCATTCCTTACAACCAATTTCACAAGATTATGGCCTGAATAAGACACATTGCAAATTTCCATGAGAGACAGACAAAACTTAGACGCATATTCTTATGGGATGTTTGGATGGACAGAAAGAAGATATAAATGAATACAATACATTTTTTTGCTTGATTTGAGagaaagtgttttaaaataaaaattcaataatttctttcCTTCATATTTCCCTTCTACTCAAATTTCGACATTGTTGGTACGTTTAACAGGGAGGAAAGAACgttgatgaaatattttctttggttggagagaaaatgaaaggaaaaaaaatgtaactaacAAAAGTTCAAATATTACGTTTTTCTCTTCAATTCTACCTTCCAAACATACCATTAggttcttttaatattatttcaacCAGAGTAATCTAAACAATGTTAATCTTCAACACAAATTGAAACACCAATTCTGACGAAAAGAATACGAAACACACGCAAGAAACCGCATTCTTGTAAGAGAAAGAAAGtatgaagaaaggaaaattgaGAATCAAGAAGCTAACAGGTGGAAGAGATGAGGGACAAGGCTTCGGATCGGCGCCAACAAGACTGGACCCAGAAATCGGAGACGGAGAAAGATTTCAGAGCGTGGGAAATGGATGGAAGCCACTCTCTGATGAAGCTCGTGTCGGTAAGGTAGAGATCGTCGGACTCATCCTCGACGTCGTCGAAGGAGACGCCACCGAGGGCGCGATCGACGCCCAGCGAGACGGAGTCAAGAGTGAAGGTGGAGCGGCAAACGAGGTGAGAGAAGACGGTCTTGAAGGGGGTGACGAGGTGCTTGGTCTCCGGCGAACGGGACTTGAGGTAGCGCGACATGGAACAGACCAGGTTCAGCCACCGCACCTCGTCTGACGCCGCGTTTAGACCCTTGGACACCGCCCTGCACCGCGCCACATCGGTAGTGTCCGTTAAACGACTCATAATTTCCACCAACAGCGACGCCGGAAGCTCCTCCATCATCGCCAATCGAATTGCGCAATTGCATTCAACATAGAGaagtagagagagaaaagagttTGTGTTTGCGTTTTGTTTTTCGGTGACCGTGGAATTTTAACTATTTACGTAGTTTGACGTAAGTGAAATGTCGAATATGCCCTTGCCATAGAATTCATTATATTTCGAAAACCCTAGTGAGAGAAATAGGGGGTTTGGTTAGAGAACTCAGAGAGATGGGGAGGAGGATTCTGAACGATGCCTTGAGGAGTATGGTGAATGCAGAGAAGAGAGGGAAAGCTATGGTGGAACTCAAGCCAATTTCCACTGTTATGTCTTCATTTCTCCGAATCATGAAAAACCATGGTATCTTTTCTTTCTCCAGCCACTATTTTTATTGTTCgtattcttttttctaaaactcGAAACCCCTTTTAACTGCTTCACAATTTCAAATCTGGCAATAATGAAATGGTATGAATTCGTTTTTCAAAAGTGATTTCAGTCTCTGAATTTTATGTCATTGGAGTTTGAATTACTTTCGTTGTTGATTTTGTTACTGTCATCCTTTTCCGTCTGAGTCTGAGCATGACTTTCCGTGTTAGCTAGATGAAAATGAAGGGTCCATGAACCGATATAAAGTTCTTTAAGATTCTAACAGTTACTCTGTCCTGTGCCACTGTTAGTGTAGCTAATTTGGCTTAAATTCCTAATAGGTTATATCAAAGACTTTCAAGTCTATGATCCGCATAGAGTGGGGAGGATAACGGTTGAACTACAAGGTAGGATTAACGATTGCAAGGCTCTTACACACCGAAAAGATATCAAGGCAAGGGATCTTGAAGCCTACAGATTGCAGACTCTTCCTACTCATCAGGTTGGTTTATGTTAATGATTCGTTTTCCTGTCATAGCTTCCGGCTGCTGTTTTTGTCTGATTGTGGTTGTTATAATTTGTGTTTTAAGAATAATATGTCAAAGAAAATCAAAGGAAAAGGATAATTGTGCCTTTCTTTTGCTGTGTGCAGTGGGGTTATGTTGTGATTACAACTCCCGACGGTGTTTTGGATCATGAAGAAGCCATTAAGAAGAATGTAGGCGGCCAGGTTCTTGGTTACTTTCACTGAAATGATCGTTGCCATGCTATTTTGGCCGTGTATTACGTTTAGTTATGTTTCCAGATAAACATTCAAAGATTCTTTTTTCCTGTATGAATGTTATAAGATAGCAGCTCATGCATGGAGAGTATGATGAATTGCATTCGATGCTTTTTGGAAATTAGTCCTGTTTTggttaaatagtattttaaacaTGAAGGAATGTTATGCCTCCTACTTCTTAATGTACTTCAAATTCCAAGTTCATGTAGTCCAGGGTTAATTCTATCATTCTACGCGGTGGTTTCCTTTTTCTCAAGAATTGCAGTTTTGGATTAAGAAGATATTTCTTGTAAACGATGACAATGTTTAAGTTAATCTCCATCCCTGTATCTCAGTAGTCATTTATGATATGCTTAACAAATTCAAGCCCAATTATTTTGCTACATTTTTCAGCTCGTTAGTAAACTACGAATGTTGAAATAGACGTGTACAAATGCATTTGCCATCCAATTTAGGGTGAAATAAGAGATATCTCTGCTAGTCTCCagtgttataatattttatggaaGAAGAAGGCAGGGAACATCAGCATCATTCATATTACTACTTAgataagaaaatttcaaaatagtaagtttattgatattttaattttagatgtGTGCAGAAACATTTATGATATGTGTGGCGGTTCATCTTAATAAAGAAACTACTGCACTCATGCGATTACTTCACGCTTTGTAATCTGTAAAGTATGTAAATTTTCAATTGTACCGTTTGATCTTTGCGTAGCAGTTGTAAATTCCTTCTATCATTGCCCTTACATtgttacatatttaataacattattaattttttatctacgAAAATTAGTGATAGGTTATTGGTTATGTGTAGCTTTGAACAACTCGATTTAATTTCTGAAGAAAGTCACTGTATAGGggtttcaaaattatattcGGGAGATATTTTTAGCTATTTTGTGTATTAGTGTTTCATCTTATAATCTTGAGAAATTCAATGGTTGGTTTTTCTTGTGAGATTGAAGTGTCCTCGATGTTGTTTTTGGACTAATTTAGGTATCCACCTTATTTCTGCGATACCAAACATGACATTCCTTTGTAGACAAAGAATCACACgttttatcttattaatagtaaatagaACACTCGGTGATTCGCATTACAGTCAAATCATAAACCCCACAGTTTGAGGCAAATCAATTTTAACCACCCACAGAAAAAGCagaatgaaaaactaaaaacatagtACATTAAGTTAACTTGGATCATAGTACGAAACATTGGAAATGGTGTTCATTGAACACGCTCTATCTGGATCCAGGGCTATAATCTACACCACACAGACAATGGAGTTGATGACATAAAACAGACATATTAAACGTAccaatttacaaaacaaaagtgCAAACCTTTCCATCATCTGGAATGGTTAGTGCAGTGAGGAGAAGAGAGTATCCTGTAAAAACTCCCACTTCAATGGTCTTTTTAGCATTCAACAGCTTCAAGAGCAAGGCCATTAGCTGCCCCGCATCAGGATCAGCGCCCATAAATCCCCTGCAGAGTGAAAATGGCATAACACAAACAGTTTCCAGATGTTGGATATGGTAGCTAAATTTATGAAACAAAGCCCTTTAATGTTTACTAGTTGAGCACAGACACTGCTAACACAAATATTCAGATGAGTGAAAAACTCTAGGTAGATCCTGAGAATGGGAACCAGGATCAACACAATAACCACAccaaaaattcattaaaacgATGTAGAagctaaaaacaagaaacataaaaaagaagcaGATCTACAAGATGCAATGTAAAAGTAAATAGGTTATAATTCTGAGTAAGCCTCGTACCAAAAACTGAAACTTATAGCAGTCTTTCGAGTTTCAACCAACACATTAACTATGATAACAGACTTTGTGTTTGTTGATTTTAACAATGTCAACATGTCTTGAGACAGAATTGTGGCAGAGAATAATTACCAAGAGTGTGTTGCGGTGGCATTCCTTAGCTCTTCGAGAGTCTCGGCTTCTGGAGGGTAAACGCTAGTCTCCAGTATATACTGCCACAACATTGTTGGATTGAATAATTTGTGAAAATGAATCCAAGGAAAAAGTACTGTTTGAACGACAAGCCTACCTTGGTCAACTTCTCACTCTGCAGTATTACTGGATTAGCGGACATTTCTCAATGCTCTGCTACGCCTCtgtttctctttgtttttttcgGTTGGACTTACAATGCGTCCCCTGTTTCGGCCATTTTAAAAGAAGTGAAGCGGAGGTCGCAGTTGCAACCTCCATTCCTTCATCTGTTCAACAAACAATGAAGGCGGTGTGAATATGTCTTGAATGATTCAGgtacctttttccttttatgtcgGTATTTTGAAGTTCTAAATTTTAGCAAATTTTGTTTTAGCCCATTACATTACAAAATCTTGTGTTAGCCGATCATCTTATAGGAATAATGGGAACTACCGTATcagttttgttttgctttttaaTAACAATGATGTGAGAAGCTACACATGGTGGTCCTCATCCTTATGCATGTCACTGTTATCACCATAACCACCTCCTTGTTCTACTTCCCTTTCGCAATCATTAATACCATGATGATAACAACAATTCCgatgaaaaatatatctttaacaactttttttgatagtttttttaCCATCATGTAATTaatctctttcaaatatacaaattaatctCTTTCAAATTGTAGTTTTTTGATAACAACAATTTATGACAGTATGTAATTaatctctttcaaatatacaaattaataaaatagtaataaattgtcaaaaaattgttaaaatatcataatttttttctaaaaagtgatttcaaaagagataaatcattgttaaaaaataaatttcggAAATTAgcttttgaaaaagattttcaaaaaaaaaatcgtaaaaattttcagaaatatattttccttttgcaGAAACGAAATTCCGAAATACATTTTCGAGAAGTAACTTTCAAATAAGGGCAAAAGCGGGAATGTAACTTTCAATTAAGGgtaaaacgaaaattaaataaattgacgGGTTGCAAAAAGGAAATGAGAGGTTGCAGCAAGTAACACCGTTCTCCCGTACTATTATTAGATGGATACAAGGCTTTTTGTTACAATATAAAAGGTAATTTTGGGTAGACCACCTAGATTCATGCGAGgatgtttcatcctacacctccaaaaCTCCATCATGCACcttcaactttttcaaaagatttacttttaatcttagtaaatacttttttatttttcactttctatttaaagtaatcttacatctttttaacaaaatttttataactttatcttttatttataattttataactatttaatttaatttaaaaaccaaatattatttaatatttttttgtattttaataattaataaaatataattttttttccttaaaattaaattattattaaattttaaatagaaaataaaatttaagaaaaagttatcGGATATacaaaagtttttaataaatttgttttttatttaaaatttNNNNNNNNNNNNNNNNNNNNNNNNNNNNNNNNNNNNNNNNNNNNNNNNNNNNNNNNNNNNNNNNNNNNNNNNNNNNNNNNNNNNNNNNNNNNNNNNNNNNNNNNNNNNNNNNNNNNNNNNNNNNNNNNNNNNNNNNNNNNNNNNNNNNNNNNNNNNNNNNNNNNNNNNNNNNNNNNNNNNNNNNNNNNNNNNNNNNNNNNNNNNNNNNNNNNNNNNNNNNNNNNNttaaataactattaaaatataatttatattattatagtactaatattaaaaaatttaaaataaaaataataataattaagaaatataaaaattttgaaatcttattttattaatttaatattttaatataatttagtatatttatatatattaaaccagtttttatataattatttttattttaacttttgtaatatacgtattatataaaaattaaatcattattaaatttaaataaaaataaaattaaaaaaaaaggtgtcGAATATTGATATCGATAACATACTTATCGGATTTCCGATTCCCATAACATACTTATCGGATTTCCAATTCCGATAgtgatgttttaaaaaatttgttttttatttttactttgttaattatttaatttattttaaagatttaatattattaatttattttattttaaataactattaaaatataatttatataattttagtactgttattaaaatattaaaataaaaataataataattaagaaatctaaaaattttgaaatttaatttcttgatgtattataatttaatatactttattatattaaatNAgactttatataattatttttattactttattttaattattttaattttaattttagtaatataattattataataatataaattatattttaataattattaaaatatgaaaaaatattaaataatattagatttttaaattaaattaaagagttattaaaatataaataaaagacagttttgaaaaaaatttaaaaaggataCAGAATTAAAAAATGTAGGATTATTctgaatagaaagaaaaaaagtaaaaaatatatttactaaagttaaaaaagtaaagttttgaaaaagttataataacAAGATTAAGtgttggaggtgcaggatgaaacacCTTACTTTCATGAAACACCTTACTTtaaatagaaagtgaaaagtaaaaaagatatttattaaaattaaaagtaaatttttaaaaaagttggaaGTGTAGAATGAAACCTTTGGAGGTATAAGATGAAACACCCTTCATGGAATAACATCTAGAAATATttcacattttgtttttcaaaagatgatccaaaataaataattaatttatattttctaattaaaaaaataaaaaataaataaataattaaaaattcacaaattaaCATGTATGTATGATATTAAGGTCAaccaaattaaacatttttaaaaaataataaacaaactaaaattaactaaaccaacaaattaaaagaataaataactagttaaacattatttttgatatttatatatttagtatttGTATTACAAGTCTACTTGAAAGTTATACATCACTTTATAAATACCTCGTATTGCTTGAGACGAGAATCAAGCAATACGCCTGCAGATAATGACTCCATCACCGATTGAAACAAAAGCAATTTCAACACGACAATCCTTTGAAATTGCTTCGTTGAAAGCTAGTGATAATAGTCTCCACTCTTGTTTATCCTTCGAAACTGCCTTTTCAGGCAAGGCAA
This genomic stretch from Vigna radiata var. radiata cultivar VC1973A chromosome 7, Vradiata_ver6, whole genome shotgun sequence harbors:
- the LOC106765630 gene encoding F-box/LRR-repeat protein At4g29420, whose product is MMEELPASLLVEIMSRLTDTTDVARCRAVSKGLNAASDEVRWLNLVCSMSRYLKSRSPETKHLVTPFKTVFSHLVCRSTFTLDSVSLGVDRALGGVSFDDVEDESDDLYLTDTSFIREWLPSISHALKSFSVSDFWVQSCWRRSEALSLISSTCHNLVKLVVRNAWLSVDGLCLMPTLRHLTLEFVRLDDEDLSRINACFPNLTQLSLIGVGGLKEPKINFLHLTTCQWSVSNAPLSLIICAPCLVDFDLRCIKPRLVVLEAPSLSNFNLSLENTDELRLKNCANIQCLQLSVECLSLGFLFTMFRHCSTVKRLTLDLVGRRKQVDAAVFGIDTLLGCFPNITYLSLGPGAWHVMENSFRRGGLADGIGMKMIKQLIAHLVVHEVEGTLAFISSVLDKSTQLSDVSLLIHRDVDSYVAGGLISSCRSKFPRVRWRWGIWKEGIKDTWVSDGT
- the LOC106767498 gene encoding 40S ribosomal protein S15a-5 isoform X1 — translated: MGRRILNDALRSMVNAEKRGKAMVELKPISTVMSSFLRIMKNHGYIKDFQVYDPHRVGRITVELQGRINDCKALTHRKDIKARDLEAYRLQTLPTHQWGYVVITTPDGVLDHEEAIKKNVGGQVLGYFH
- the LOC106767498 gene encoding 40S ribosomal protein S15a-5 isoform X2, encoding MGRRILNDALRSMVNAEKRGKAMVELKPISTVMSSFLRIMKNHGYIKDFQVYDPHRVGRITVELQGRINDCKALTHRKDIKARDLEAYRLQTLPTHQNNMSKKIKGKG
- the LOC106767922 gene encoding probable caffeoyl-CoA O-methyltransferase At4g26220, with amino-acid sequence MSANPVILQSEKLTKYILETSVYPPEAETLEELRNATATHSWGFMGADPDAGQLMALLLKLLNAKKTIEVGVFTGYSLLLTALTIPDDGKIIALDPDRACSMNTISNVSYYDPS